The Leptidea sinapis chromosome 6, ilLepSina1.1, whole genome shotgun sequence genome segment TTTAGAATAATAAGATACCTttcggacgttcagctgatggtaattgtaatACCCTGCCCATTTTaaggcagtgccgcttaggatttttgaaaaacccaaaaattctgagcggcactacaattgtgctcatcaccatgagacataagatgctaagtctcatttgcccagtaatttcactagctacggcgccctttagcacgaaacaataatgcttacacataactccttcacggcagaaatatgcaccgttgtggtacccttaatctagccaacatttgtgcaaagaagcctcccactggtatatgacctaagtcgcctcttacgacactcttaggcctgggacttccctattggACAACCGCCTCTGAATACTTTCCATAGGATCAACAAACATGTTATAAGCAAGATTCCAAATTAGTGAAGCATACTCAAGATGAATTGctcttacaatattttattaaaatttttgatattacTAAAACTGAAATATAGAGTTAGATGCTATAAACtagacaaaaaaaatgtttatttgtaacgaATAGTacacgtaaataaaataaattaagatatgAACATACTGTCACATCCGCCCACAGAGTAAACCAGTACTAAATCTAAATTACCCCACTCGTTGTCACAGACCGTAATACACTGCggtgtttaatattatatttaaattaattagtacGTTTAGACGTACTTTAAGTTTGTTAAgttgaagtttatttttatttttaaattaattcactgttttgtttttgaatagttttaaGTTACAACCAATAATTagctattaatttatataatctttaagGCGACGTCATCAAATGGCCCAGCGCTGGTTTTgaaaccagcaaacatgctgagttgggcccactttgtgacgtatagaaaatGGTATTCCTCAATTTTGTTTACGTTTaaagttttactttttagtCTTTTGTTATTAGATGTATCTACTGTACTGTAGCGTcacaaataaacatttcttaACTGCCTGCTTAAAGTAGTCTGATATGACACGGTTCTGTCCCCTTACCAATCTTTGGGGATTTTAATGGAATGTCACCtgaagttaagtgatcaccgccgcctgtATTGTAATTATGTCATCCTAAAGAACTAActcccaaaaaaaatattacctgtattatacaataaaaaacagCCAGTACCGTACGTACATTTGACTTGACCAAACCTCAAGCAGTTTTGTCCCACCAATGCTGACTGTTGGTCTCCTAGACACTGTAAAGAAATATcggttatatttaataaacatacaaaacattgattttttaaagttagcTATCAAGTTTATACAACTTACGCATTAAGAATCCATTAAGTAGCCTACCCCAGCGATTGGTGTGCCAAGAAGTGATCCCGTTGATATGTATCCATATATTTCCGAGGAACTTTTAATCTTTGGTAGAATTTGTTCTGGTATGCTGAAGAAACGTAACAGTCCTTTATCCCATTGCAGACTTCTGAGTGACATGAGTTGAGTTCGAGATGCATTTGTAACATCTGTTGCATGTATTCCGCCGCGACTGCCTCCGGTAAGGTTCTGGTGAAGGTAAATAAGGAACAATGAATATTTTGTAAGAACCGGTATCTCGCCATCAATAGATCAATGAatgtatatatttcaaaataaaaggtCCAAGAACCAAGAAAATCCATAGCAGAACTCTTCATTTCAATTCGTTCATGGATACGCTCTTTCACCACAGCCTACGCAACACCCGATGGAaaaatgtctcaagctgtatcgcccaaactgacacgtcgacttatcagcctaaacagacacgatatccgaatCATGTTGGGCACCTTAACTGGTCACACACcactaaacaagcaccttttcacaatcctaagtgcagaggctgtctggtCGAGGACGAAACCCTAACTCATGTAATCCCGCAATGAGCAGGGGTGTcaaaccaacgggcaaaaaacCTTAGTGATAACAAGGTCGCTGcgagaagtctgcgaacaccccaggagtgtgtTGAACTTCTGAAAgaagctgggctggttggaatgactggccaaaaCTTCACGAAAAATGGACCCAACGgagcggtctaattgcggaaacaggagctgCTTTACCAGAACCTCTTTACTCGAAGTAGTTGGCGGATTGGTATGGAAAATTTCTGATTATCAATCAATGGATTGATGGTATTATACCATCTTGGAGACGATTTTACCACATTTCGTTGTTTGTCTTGTCTGTATAATATTCTATGTGCGTTTAGTTAGATATCCAATAGGAgaacaaaaaattgttaataaacaaGAAGGGAGATAAAGTACAGGTTACTTATTTTCGTTGCTAGTTTGTGAATCCCTCGAAAGATTCATGCCATTTTGACACCTACCATCAACTTAGCCTAAgccctctgaggatcctacgcctcTTTAAAGTAATAGGTCTTGAGGATATAAATCAAATATCCGCACAGTAAGGGCACACATTTCCTAACTAGTAAGAAGCCTTGATTTGCGCACCTCACTTTTAATGTATAGGGAATAGGGCAGGCCATCTAGCGCAAGCAGGAgccacaatagatcctaggattttaGTGTATTTCAATACccaaatcttaaaataaaaaatcaactaaGCTCCATTGATGACTGATATAAAAACACCTAATCCTAATCTATATCAGGGGCGTGTATATCATATAGACAATTAGgaagtgcctacctcgttaagaacctaaataaatatttcactaGTGTGAAAGTTAAAATACCTAGGCAGTCTACAGACTGCATATATGAAGCAAGCAGcatttcatacaacttatgttgTACTACTTGACTAAAGCGCAACtatgactagttagatctacagtgccttcCTTGCTTAGAAAACCAATGTACGTCCCTGATctatatacaggttgtcccaaagttatgggacatgaagggaaagtaccttaagaaaatcaacaggcagcggactcattacaagattggcgatttgcgtaagacaagagcgATCACATTTTgatcatttaattaattaatttacaaaaaaatacccacttaattgactactttcttttaaaatactatgttacttaagaagagtaattagtttttggccattctttcgattggcattataaaagtaggggtttttttttacatttcaatcGGTGAGATtaccagacgaggcaagtaatttttagaaattctttgaatgcagaaatactaacttttaaaaataacataaagtcttctttcagtaaaattgtctatcttcgatatttaaggtactttcccttcatgtcccataactttgggacaccctgtatatataagagatttccacctgtGTACTtgtcacgatatctctggaaccataaggcatAGAGACTAGAAATTTGGTAGGCATaatcctttcgccgagtagaggtcagctaagattttacgaaattccatccgcaagagttgtttttttattattaatagaacgtctgtcgggtcagcaagtAATCTATAAGAGACTAACTTGTACAACTAAAATTGCAACTATCATTTTCAACTGTGACAATATgaaaatatcttaaataatttaaatgtatatatacagtCTGTTGCTGTTAgccaaccgatgaaaacagaccaggaataatactttaatgtgcgtgacaagctgacaaactcgcgatttttatgtcattttgtgttagtttgcGTGTATTGCTCATAATAGAGGTAAACTgtcaaactcatttttttttgtcattttcacAGATCTCACAGTCTACATGACAacatataaatgatcaaagTCTAAATAATTGAAAGGCAACAgttataacaaatataataataaaatttaaatgatttttaccCATATAAGCCATGAATCCACCGTTCCCGCCATACATTTCCCATTGCTGATAGCTTCTTTTACTAATGCTACGTTTTGTATGAGCCACTTCAGCTTAACAGATGAGAAGTACGTCGACAATGGAAGACCACTTGTTTGAGTGACTGAGTTTATGCTATGTGCTCCTTTACTTTTCTTTAGATCATCAATAATCTTAGATGTTCTGACATCCAACCAAACTGTAACAACAACATTACAAATGAGGAACTATGGATAAAAAGCTTTCTTATGAGAATGTGAGTTATTTCGAtagattgtatttattttttaatctaacCTTGTAAGTTTTAAAAGGGTTAAAACTTAGTGTCTCGTAGCATGAATtaagaggtaaaaaatatttagttgatagagctttaggcAACGATTATAATTCTGCCAcacttattacaaggtaatgcaccattCCAGAAGAAAAaggattataatttataaccttACCTCAAATGATGACATTTTATGgggaggaaagaaagggaaCGCCTATGGTTTATaatctggcactcgccggcagctgccgcggcacgctacactcggctcgtgcgttgttttaaatGTTCTAAcagaacctaacctaaccaatttttataaattgtggTTCATAGAGCTTTGGtctaataaaagaaaaataattattgttctatTTTTTCTGGCCTTACAACTCTGGATTCTAGCTTTTCTAgtctaaattaattaattaatttttgatgAAGCCGTCTAGTCTGTCTCAGACTATATTTTAcgtttcattttaatatttttcatttacaatTGACAGTTATTAGCAAGTTTTTAGCCTTCCGCCGCAATGACATCGCTCACcattatttacgtgatttacccgTTTGAGGTTTTTTTACCTCCTAATAAGTGCTATAGGATACTAGGTACAACCCTTTCAAActatacttcttttggcatGTTAGGGAAATATTAACAGAGTAAATTTTAAACGATGTGCGCGCACACCGACAGCCAAATTCAACACCCTGATGTTAggtggtcaactagaccatttgtaccATACTTcagacttttaaataaataatgtgttataacaatattatatttatgcaataatttaatattactttgATATCAATTAACTTTAATGATATTAtagattacattttataaatatcaaagaCATTTGGGTTAATAGTTACACATGTAGAGTGGTATAATTCATGTCAAATCtttgcttttttatatataagacggGATAAATGTGCAAGAGATTTACGTTGTGGGAAGTGGTGAGGCATCCATCCAGTGGAAAACTGCAAAATCAGGAGTGAAGAAATGCATTGCAGGCCTAGCAGTATCCTCTATGTTTGAAGGTTCCTGAGTCGTATCAGTTCAAGGAAAACTGCAGCCactaattgattccacaaagacGCTGTAACGAGTTGTAGAATGCCAGGTGTCAACATGATGAGGTTCACATTTTAATGTCATATCTGGTGGTTGAATTCGCTGGACAACTTCTCTAAGCACTCCCcatgatatatgcggtagaagatgcagagagaaccaaCATCTCACAACGCCAATGGATTAATCGCCAATCAGATATGACTTGATCGTCAAGGATTGGACCCACTCTTTATCATATGTTGTCTGTTTTGTTGTTTTCACTTTtacttcctctggtgttacaagatagCATGAGCTGCTGTGATCACATACtaccagatgacccgtatgcTCATTTGTGTTCCTCTTCTGTAAGCAGGCTGGTACTGGGGAGAGcaagaggtgagaacagtatgCCATGTGAGGTCGAATTTGGATGGTCAGGTCCAGCTGGATGCTTGAATTAAAGTACTGGCTCATcctactgagtacaccaagctttttggTATTCTCTTCCAAATGGCCACAAAACTGAACATCAATTGATATATTCATGCCAATTGTGGCAATACTAGCTGTGGCAGTTGACTTAAatcaaaactttaataatagAAGATACTAtatactaagctagaggtcccgggttcaaatcccggtaggtgcaagcatttatataatgaatatagatgtttgtttccgagtcatggatatttaaatgtatttatgaatgtttatatgaatatatgtatgtttaagtaagtatattgtattaaatatatcattgtcttgtaacccgtaacacaggctatatatgcttgacttggggcaagataatttgtgtaaaaagtgtgtcaatattattatatatataatattatgtatatattaagataatataataaaataatattattaattgtgaaTACACAAACTTGTGTTTCCTTAGACTTAAAGTGGACTTAATTTTATTGACTTATTTTGTTCTGTTAtgctaaagaagtataatttcttacacacacacacagatattttttttattatcagatTGTAATTATCAGTATACAAACACATACATACCGagctaataaaatttattttatgtaaaaaagtgTGCAGATTGTAGTGCATTATGACTATTTCCAAAATGACACTTAGTTTTACCAATATCTGTCAATGGCAATTAATATGAAGCACCCCAtgctttttaaaaattttttgttagTCACACTATTTCTAATTTACTCATgttataaagtattatttattaaattattttcagggTGTAAACCAGTACAAGAAATGATGTTGAGGCttgtaaagttttattaaaaatattgctataattttttattatttactaactCTCTTGTGTTTCTGGGGTTGGGGCTAAACTAGAGAAACGGATAGTAGTTTGGCTGGGTACGGGATATTTGGCAAGCTACAAGGCCGGAGAGCCGGATATTGGGCTCCGGTGCAGATACCGGATAGGTCCCAGATATCTGTTTCACCTCTAGTctaaatgaaaagaaaataaaaatattaaatattctgtTGAACTAAATAATTACCGATTGCACTGTATAAAGGCTCGCCAGTTTCAGAATTCCAAACAATTGTTGTCTCCCTTTGATTTGTTATTCCAATTCCTACAACATCACCTGGGTCTATATCCAATTTTCTCAAATTATCAATGGTCTCCTGTCAATattaaagtatttcatttaGCACTCATCActcataattaaaacaattatctcaaaaattaattacattatgtGCTTTTACATCCAAGCACTGCAtgctattaataataaacttgtaTAGTCTCGTTAAAAAAGGCACCTATGGttgattacttattatattatatcatttaattcactattaaatcaattgtgtgAGAAAAGAAGTCCAGttcacatttttcttttgtAACTTACAACTGTAAAAGCATGCGAAAAAGTTAAAATGTATAACTTACTTCAATACACTCTAAGACAGCACTAAGAATTTCTAATGCATCTTGTTCAACCCAACCTTCTCGTGGGCTGAACCTTTTAAGAATTATCTGGTGGTAAGTCAATACTTCTGAAGTGTTTGCTGCAAACACCTATAAAAAACGgtagtaatcataataaatttatatttttatgcaataatatttttgtactatgtacatatttatgtaatattttatatttgtccAATATTTACCAAAAACTTTACGTTGGATGTTCCTTCGTCAATTGCTCCAATTAATGGGCCAAATTTACCAAATTCCCGCATAGCTGGACACTCTAACTATATTACTTAAACTCGCCACTCGGCTTTACAATTTTTCGTTCTCAGGTCCAAGTTCAACAGTTATCTCACAGGGAAAACGTCTTAGGTCGGTAATTTGatgttttgtttatattgcATTCCGACATTTGTTTTAGACAGTACTTACGTAATTAGTGTTTGATTGTTTGTGTCGAATTTATTGACTTGCCACAAGTAAGTGATCTCCTTAAAAATGTTAAGatacgaatatttttaaataaaattaaacattcaaTTTAAACTCTAGACCTGGCGATCAAAGAATCTATTTACTGTAACCAAAGAGAATATAACCAATTTCCAGTTCCACAACGTTCAAGAGACGCGTACTATatcttgataccaacataatcacCTAATGATGTAATACTAATAGCAGAGCTGCCAATATAGTAAACCGATAAGGGTTGGAATCTATCCGTAATTTTTATCGATTTATAGCTAATTAACTGTACTATACAAATATGTATGTTCTTATGTCGAcagttacattaatataaatgttatctAATTTTAAGGTTCCCTAAGCCAAGTTTAACTAGCTTAAACTAAGGATACGTTTTAgttatttcaaagaaaaaacaacTAATATTTTTCTAATAGTTTTCTTTTGCGTTCTGTAGTGGTTTCGGTTTTGACAGTCTTTAGTTTTCGTTTTTCAGGtgttgcaaaaaatatttttgaaatcgtaGGCTTAATCTGAAATTAggacagaatacatattaacagaAATTCGTTTAGTTTTTTTCAtcatgtaaaatataatataataaaaaaattaaagtataatcaagctaataaacaataaactaataacactaatgtgaattaaaaataaaatatcgatgTATAGCTTAGCAATGTCTTACGCATTTATTCTACAAATAATAAAGCCAATTCCCCTGAaaaatacacgaataaagtatATTCGTaccaaaaattgttaaatttacttTCATTTTGAATGAATCACATGTCACATGAtactcaaaccaaaacaaataaaagagtCGAATTTGTTAGAGCGAAACAGCGTTTGCTGCCATTGCTTTTAGTACGCATTtcataaattgtcattttaacGTCTAATAGAGAGTTGCGCCAGGCTGGTTAGTTCTAAAATCTAAAGTTAATTTCAACCTTTTCACAGCTTTCATAGTCTACTCTATAGTCGGAAATGGAATTCAAGATCAAAAATGTAAGCAATGGTGTTgccacttaaaaataataaccttttccaTTGTGCGTGTTGAAATCTTCTAAAATATcattgtaaaattataagtttagtataattacataaaaataaattttgtgcaACGTTGTCTCTTTGTAGTATAGCATatatccaaaaattaaaatgtaaatttattgttcAAACTCTGTTTTGACACTGGCTGGCAATATGATAGAAGCTCTAAACATTTGGCTCGTCTACACAAGAAAaacgtaaataattttacaaaaatcttGGCCGTAGTGACAGGTATGACTTGTCACCATATTGTTTTGTTCGTTCGGTTCCTGACGTTTGTTGAATGTGTTCTTCTGGCTTTCCCGTTGTAGTTGTTAGGTTTTTGTTTGttgttaagttttctttattttgttttattttgttggtGTGTTATCAAAACGAAACATGGATCCAGATTTGTCGACCAAACAGGACATGCTGGCACCGTCACAAAAGAGACAACGCACTCTTATTTCTGTGTCTGAAAAGGTTATGATAATCATGAATGCCTATAAGCATATCTACATAAACTGGCCTTAGCATCAGTATTGGTCTTGAGGTGATTGCAAAGAGGATCGCAGAGATTTTGGTTATTTCTGCAGTGACAGTGagcaaaatattaattgaaaataaaaccaCTGAAGAATTGAATTCAACCCGTAAAACTGGCCCTAAAAAGAATATTCGAAACAAAGTTGATGAATTTACTTTTTGAGCAATAAGACGAAAACTGCATGCTTTCTTTTACAGAAGTATAACCTACACTAAAAAGGTTAGTATGTTAACAgtacaaatattatgtaaaactaAGTCTGTTTCGATTTaatagagcgacatctcaagtctactctttgtttcattaaatataataaacaaattgtttagatttgaaagagtgacatctgaagtcaatttcctaatatgaaattattgtagttgagcaggttagcaactgtaaagttgatcctgtagatgaagctgaaacctgagagttgaacaaagacatatcaaaatttacgtcactcaaacggttggctcaatgcaaaagcgctcgcacggaacgcgagaggccacgagttcgagtcccacatttaattttgttttcaaatttaatttggaaaAGGAAGGCGTCTTATAATATCTCATATAGGCAGCGAGGATGATTTTGTAGATTagcattattaataaaaaatatatttatttttgttttttttttaatgaaccaaaataaatttataataattagactacctagaaaaatgttgataatctctgaattgtcattttgacagtgaaatttctttgtttacatttttgatctcgaattacatttccgacACTGTAGCAAAACATGTACTtgttagttaattaataattagtagaattattgtattattgtagcacAACCTAAATTTTTGATCTCATACTATTTAAATCAAACACTTTTCCATTTTAATGAATTTACGATGCCCCAGTTACTACTAAAAATTTCTTCCAAATTAGGAATAGGAAACGATGAAGAAGTCATTTCTAAGGAAACCCTTACAGAACCGGCAATATTAACTCAGTCACTTGAAGCTTTTCGAGTCATGGTAAATGATGCATTTACTAAGAAAATACTTGATAGTCTAGGTATGTACGTAATTGTTGTGTTATCAACTAATCGCTCGGTATCGTCTTTAAGTATAAAAAGCAATCAAAAGGTGGTTTTTGAATTAATTGTAAAAGTATAAGCCTATGCTTGTCCCGATATACCAAATTTACTAAAgctaaaaatttcatttattaataactatagtCAAGTCAGTACACAGTTCTAGTATTTTGTGAAGGctgaaataaactttaatattgcAATAAACGGAAGTTTAGTAGAATCGCTATTGTTGTTGGGATAAGATATGCAGGAAGGGCATCAAGAGAGTCATTTATGAAATAGGAAGTGCCTccaacttatttaaataaaaaatgtttcttttaatgTGTTACACtgtgttatgttattataataatataccatattatTATGGCTTTTTACTTAActgaatttatattaatatgtcatcACTTTCTCCTATGAAGTAGGAACCTATTATGCCTTTATTTGACACATACGGTTATACACGGTGTTATAGGCCTcttgtgtactggtttagcgtcaataacttattgttaaatagtcataaaactaaatattcattatgtcaaaaatgtagatgcgaatattatatttaatggagaggtggtaaaaccagtggaatctgctgtatttcttggcattactcttgattgcaagggatattatatatatattacatataagggggggatattatattatattgaatgattggtgaataggcttagttctgacACATATACAGTTAAGAAAATTTGatggttaactgacatagatatgttgcgactagtatactttagttattttcatagtattatgtcctatggtatattgttatggggcagtgcggccaatattaatactatctttgtgctgcagaagagggctattcgcgcgatttataacctaggtcctaaagaatcataaagagaaaaatttaaagaaataaacattttgactgttgcttctcaatacatttttgataatgttctgatATGTACATAACCACATTgacgaattttctagaaactgtgacattcataattttaacacgaggaacaaacataaacttgtaaagcctactactcggttaagtcgagttagtaagtcttttgttaggcgatgtatatgcttctacaatatgatcccagaaaatgtacaaaacaaatgtgttacgaaatttaaaagaattgttaagaaatgtttgtgtgggaaaggtaactatagataaacaattttcttaatgacaccacggactgggaataaggcgaacaccctcaggctctttaattataaatgtttattgtacgatatcacattgtaatccatatttttatataaaaaaaaagcccgctgagtttcttgcgcccattcttctcaggtcggaggcagtcttttttgaatgggtggtagtttttgacgttcaataagtgattctgaataaaaaaaatttgaatttgtgcaGTTGTAATGCTTACCTTTTGTGGTTCCCCATAAGAGATTTCCTCTTGTCTAAATGAGGCTGTTTGGACAACATAGATGGCTGGTATTTCAGATTCAATCTTATTGAAGGATGAACTTTGGTTGTTGTGGGCCTTCCTGTAGGTTGGTCAGAATTGTTTATCTGCTGAAGAAGGCAACAGGGAGTTGCCCTTTGGTCCCTACCAAAAAGGTCCCCCTAATAGGCTGATGGCTGTTTCaatcttgaatatttttaatataaatgggatttaaaaatcacttattcaagatctgaatttattcaaaaatatgcCTCAGACATGACAAGAAACTTATAGGAcctctttttatatttaaagaaaattgatttaaataatatattagtctAGGCTTCATCTCTATATTCCCATGGTGTGGTGTtttgaaagtcatttattttatagtaattataGAAAGTAAAATAGATTTCAGAAGCCACAGCAGGCCCAGCAACTACTACAACGTTTATGGTTTGAATAGTAGCTTtggtacagttcagtgcagccctgtttcactgcaaccaatgtgatctattatGATGGCCACTGTTTACTATTCATAGGGGACTGCTCATATTGGTTCTATTcttgaatcttattatatcttttgcagtgagctgacctATCTCAAGTTACCCAAATTAaaaggaaaaattaaaatatcagaAGAAAATGTCTCCTTACAATATACCATtcgttaaattaattattcatattttccGTCAAGTTTGgtcgtttatttatttttcgtaTCATTTATTTGTTGTGTCACtgcccttttttttatggaatcggGGGACAAaggatcgtacgggtcacctggtgataagtgatcaccgccgcccacattctcttgcaacaccagatgaatcacaggagcgttgccggcctttaaggaaggtgtacgagcttttttgaaggttctcatgtcgtatcgtctcgaaacagttcattccacagctttgtagtacgtggaagaaagctcctttaaaaccgcactgtggaggtatCGGAGTATCAAATCCAGATGATAGCCtaagttgtggcgtgtcgtgcgaaggtggaactcggcggcaggaatcaggtgaaagcgctcttcggaacacttctcATGATACATGCGGTACAAGACATACAATGAACcaatgtctctacgcaacaccaagtgcgTTCACAGAGCATTTACCTACCACCATTATTGAGTAACCAAATTGAGAAAAAAGAATACAATTGAACTGATCTGGTGACTTCCACACAGACAGGTGGCTTGCTTAGAGTCTAGAGCCTAGTGACTTGCATGCTGGCTACTTACTAGGATACACGGTGGTCGCACTAGGGGTGGTTTGCGTGGTGAATCGTCCTTGGTTGGCGAGATGTCTCTCGCGAAttccaattccgcggtcatttgGGAGGCAAAGCCAATCTGGCTTCGCAGAAGCTGGTCGTCATACTTCAAGCTGGCTCTAACATTCtgacattctagcgctctacaaagcacaggttcggccacatatggagtattgctgtcttcTCTGGTCTGATCAGCTGGATCCATTTGTGTTCGCATAAAAAAAGTCCCACTTAGTTATTCTGCTGTTTTTGCTCAGGTTTGAGGAATTTTCTCTTGCCAATTAAATAGATTGTGAATAGTATAATTTGAATCAGAAGTTACACATTGCAAGGCTTAATACACTACTGCGCATGTAATTGTGAGGCTTAAAGATGGAATGTTTGACCAAAAACCAAGGCCCGTTTGAACCTCGTACCGATGTATGTTCGGTTTTCGACATCATAATACATAGGTAGGTGCGT includes the following:
- the LOC126965013 gene encoding glycerol kinase-like — its product is MREFGKFGPLIGAIDEGTSNVKFLVFAANTSEVLTYHQIILKRFSPREGWVEQDALEILSAVLECIEETIDNLRKLDIDPGDVVGIGITNQRETTIVWNSETGEPLYSAIVWLDVRTSKIIDDLKKSKGAHSINSVTQTSGLPLSTYFSSVKLKWLIQNVALVKEAISNGKCMAGTVDSWLIWNLTGGSRGGIHATDVTNASRTQLMSLRSLQWDKGLLRFFSIPEQILPKIKSSSEIYGYISTGSLLGTPIAGCLGDQQSALVGQNCLRFGQVKCTYGTGCFLLYNTGESIVHSQNGLLTTVAYKMGPDEPPVYALEGSVAIAGDTMQWLKHGLGIVNDISDTDVLAMDVADNEEGSVCFVPAFNGLYSPQWRKDARGIMCGISSKTRREHIVRAALEAVCQQTCAVAAAMAVDCAPLRQLLADGGMAQNVALMQMQADILGIPVIRPLMMESTALGVAIVAGRALRVWPASTPSPPSDTFLPSITNEEREIRRLRWEKALDKSLGWAQDDSNQPIEKQDEIDNAATALPSGLFFLGTALLVILADKLKV